The DNA region GCTATCATTGTGACCATCGTTGAGTGGCATGACACGAGCACCAGGCACTAGGCCTTGAACCGCATCCAAAGGCATTAAATAAGTTACTTCACCAGCAAAACCAACCACTTCTGCTTCAACAAGAGCTTCGCCATGTTGTGGCATCTCAATTACACAACTGCTACCTACAGGCAGTTTTAAGCCAACAGCTTCAAGTACCATGCCGGTGGCACGCATTAATCGGCCGCACATATACCACTGCGGTAAGTGCTGCAGACGCTGGTTGACACTGTTGAGTGTCACCTGCCATTGATGCAATTGCTGCTGGGCGTTAGCCATGGCGTCCTCGTAGTTGGTGCACAATGCGTTGCCAACGGGTCTCGATAGTGGCATCGAGCTCGCCGTTAGCGCTAATTAAACGGCATCCGCCGCGTTCAAGACGGTCGTCAGCTCTTAACTTCCAGCCTACCGTGGCAATTTCTTGTTCTAAGTGCTGTTTGACTAGCTCTAAATCTTCAGGGTTAAGCAGTAACACCGGTTTGTCGGTGAGCATTGGGTCTTCGTGTAAAATAGCTCGAATTAACTCTAAAACTTGCTCAGGATTTACTGCTAACGCTTCACCGGCCAGCTGCCGGCCGACGGTTAATGCCAGTTGCAGTAAACTTTCTGATAAATGCGCGTCCATCCCCTGCACAGCGGTATCTGCTTCTTTAATCAGATCAGCAAGCGGTGCTAATGCGGCTTGTAGCTGCCCGTTATATTCAGCTAGGCCTTCTTCACGACCCGCTTTTAAACCCTCTTCATGTCCTGCTTGATAACCTGCCTCGCGTCCTGCTTTTAAGCCTTCTTCATAAGCTTCTTGGCGCGCTTGTTCCCGCAATTGACGCAGTTCACTTTGTTGATCGAACTGCGCTTGCTCTGCTTGTTGCTGCTGTGAGGCATCGCGTCGCTGCTTGGCAGACAACGGTTCCATATTCCAGCTACGCCACTGATTGTTCGTATTAGACGAAGGCATCATCACCACTACTCAACACAATTTCACCCGAGTCGGCCAAACGACGCACCACTTGCAGAATAGCTTTCTGCTCGCTTTCCACTTGTGAAACACGAATTGGCCCACGGGTTTCCATTTCTTCGCGAATAAGCTGTGCGGCGCGTTGCGACATATTGCGTAAGAATTTCTCCACCAAGGCATCGTCGGCACCTTTGAGTGCCACCACCAATGACGTGGTTTCGATCTGGCGTAGCAGTACTTGAATACTGCGGTCGTCGAGATCCATAAGGTTTTCAAACAGGAACATCTCGTCGACTATTTTCTGTGCCAACTCGTCGTTGTATGCGCGAATGTTTTCAAGCGCGGTGTCTTCTTGGCCAGCACTAAGCAAGTTAAGAATTTCCGCAGCCGTGCGCACACCGCCCATTTTGCTGCGTTTCAGCGACTGACCATCGAGCATGCCGCCGAGCACTTCGGTGAGCTCTTGCAACGCCGCTGGCTGCACGCCGGTAAAGGTGGCAACGCGCAATACCACATCGTTGCGCAGGCGTTCGTCAAATAACTCCAACACGCCAGCTGCTTGCGCACGGTCTAAGTGAATCAATATGGTTGCGATAATCTGCGGGTGCTCGTCTTTGATCATCTCCGCCACTTCTGGCACATCCATCATGTTCAGCGCATCAATACCAATGCCGCCAACTTTGTGCTCGAGCACATCTTCAATCAGTGTATTGGCGCGATCTGACCCCAGTGCTTTCGTGAGAACTGAGCGAACGTAATCGTCGTATTTGTCGAGCGAAGGTGTATTGGCTAAATCACCATGAAACATCTCAAGCACAGCTTTAATGTCGGCATGTGACACATCCGAAAGCTTCGTCATTTCTTTACTGATTTTCTGAATCTGATTTGGCGGAAAATGCTTGAACACTTCTGCGGCTGATTCTTCTTCCAGCATCAATAACAGCAGCGCCGTACGACGCAAACCGGTCATTTCTTTAGCGACACTTTTGTCATGTGCGTTAGACGTGGTCATCATCGTTCATCCAATTCTGTAAAATGCGAGCCACTTGGCGCGGATTGGTTTGTGCGATTTCTTTCGCTTTGGCTAAGGCTTGTGTGTAGTTCTTGTTGTTGCGCTGTTCTGGCCAATGGAAACTATCGCCTTGATCTTCGGCAATGTTCGAATCATCTTCAGCATCGTAGTTGGAACCATCTTTGCGACGACGTTTCACTACAACTTCTTCCATGTCGTCATCATCGCCAACTACAGCACGAAGCGTGCCTTTGCCATGCGTTGTTGTGGCATTAGTGGTCGGTGAGACATGCACATAGCGCTTCATAATAGGACGTAGTAGCAATAAGTAGAGCAAGAGGATGCCAATACCAGCTAACACATAGCGCACGAGATTTTGCGCAAGTTGCATCACGGCTGGTTGTTTATACCAAGGCTCTTCAATAATGGTTTCTTCGTTATTTACAAACGGGCTGTTTACCACTTCAATTTGGTCACCGCGCGCTTCTTGGAAGCCCATCGCTTGGCGTACTAGGCGATTAATATACTCAAGCTCTTCAGCACTACGAGGCACTAATTTAGGGTTACCTTCTTCATCCAGCACCGTGCGGTGGTTAATCACGATCGCTGCGGATAATCGCTCAAGTTGACCACGCTGATGATCGACATGCTCAACAAAACGGTCGAGCTCGTAGTTCACCACTTGGTCTTGCTGCACAGCGCGAGAGCCTGTGGCCGCAGTCGTTTCAGTCTCATCGCCTTCGGCTGTTGTTTCGATTGGTGATGGTTCAACGCCCGGCGGTGTATTGGTTAATGCGCCAGGAACGCCCATGGCACCAGCGCCACTGCCTTGTAAATTGGTGTTGCGCTGAATGCTTCGAATGGCCGCTGTTTCAGCGGTTTGGTTTGGACTATAGCGCTCAGCCGTTGCTTCACGTTTAGAAAAATCAACCTGCGCAACAACCTGCGCTTTGATGTTGTCGCGACCCAAAATGGGTATCAATATATTTTCAATACGCTGCTGATAAGACTGCTCAACCTGCTGAATGTAATCAAGCTTCGAGCCACTCAAAGCGTCGTCGCGGTTATTCTGTGAGAGCAGCGCACCATATTGATCAACTACAGTAACATTGTCTGGAGCAAGTTCAGGGACACTGCTTGAGACCATATGAATAATGGCTTGTACTTGGCCGTCACCAAGTTTGCGTCCTGGGTGTAACGTTAGAATAACCGAAGCTTTCGCTGGCTCGCGTTCACGCACGAATACCGACGCTTTCGCCATGGCTAAATGCACGCGCGCTTTTTGCACTGGGCCTAATGATTCCATCGAGCTAGCAAGCTCGCCCTCAAGTGCTCGCTGGAAATTGACTTGCTCAGCAAATTGACTAATACCAAACGCTTGGTTGTCCATCAGCGAGAAACCAGCATTGCCGCCTTGCGGTAAGCCTTGCTCAGCCATTTGTAGGCGTAATTTATGAACTTGGTCACTTGGCACCAAAATTGTACCGGCACTGTTGAGCTGATAAGGAATTTGGCGCGCGTCTAGTTCAGTCACAATGCGACCGCCGTCGGCTTCGCTTAAGTTGCTATACAACACACGATATTCTGGTGCGCTTGCCCACATCACCAACGCAAACACCAAGCCAATAAACGCCGCACCGCCAATTAGTAGGGGTACTAAACCGCTTTGCTTCAGCTTATTCAGCCATTGCGGCGGCGCTGCATTCGCCGCTGCTGGACTGTTCATTGTTTGTGCTTGCGTTGCTTCCATTGGGTATCTCAATTCAATTTGTGCACGGATTTATCTACTGCACATTATGCGTAAGGCAACGCAAGTCAAAGTGGTAATAAACGCACTTTTTTATGCTTTATTGCTCGCTTCACTTTTGTAATGACTGGGTATAGTTGCTGCAATCAAAGAAGTGGGTGAGAAGGAATTAGCAATGAGCGTACCGGCTATTCAAACCGCATTACAGCAAATGCAAATCATGAAGGCGGAGGTTGCTGCACCAGCGGCGGCTAAAGTTAACCTGAATGTACAACCTGGGGTTGAACAAGCGCAAAAGGGCGGTTTTGCGGGTGAGTTGAAAAGCTCAATTGAGCGTATTAACTCGCTTCAGCAAGCGTCTGCTGCCACTACAACAGCCTTCCAGTTGGGCGATCCGAACGTGTCATTGAATCAAGTGATGGTCGACAAGCAAAAGGCAGGCTTAGCATTTGAAATGGGCGTGCAAGTGCGCAATAAACTCGTAAGTGCTTACAAAGATATTATGAATATGCAGGTATAGAATTGGACTTGCGGAAGAGGCTTATGCCTCTTCACGCACTAATAATCCACTCATTTCATGCAAATGCTGAGCAATACGCAACACTTCTTCGTTTGGTATTTGACGAATCACTTCGCCGGTGTCTTGGCTCACAACTTTCACAATCGTGCGGCCTGACCCATCATCAAACTCAAAATGAATGCCATAGTTATTCATGACTTCATTAATCTGTTGAACTGGTTTCACTAACTCGTCTTTTTTTATTTCTCGTTGCGCTTCGCTTTGACGCACTGCAGGTAATTGCTGCAATACGCGGTCTAGTCGCTGCTTTTCAGCGGCAGCGGTTGTCACCGGCCAATTTGAAGTGGCTTCATTAATTGGGGTAGCCATAGTGTTATCTCCAAAATACGAAAATATTTTTCGCTTACATTGGAATATCGGCTGAAAACGTACAAACTTTAGCCGGTTTTTCTAGCTCTAATCCTTCTTACAAAGTCGAAGCTAATTCACTGACTTTGTTATATAAATTCATGATGGCAGAAAGTGCAACGCGCTCGCTGTCATCCAATTCCAAATAGGTGTTCTCGGCACGCCGGCCTTCCGGCTTAATAATATGAGCGTAACGGGTCAACAGATGCTCTAAATTCATCTGAATCATCATCAGTTCCAGCTGAAACTCCTGCTGATAAACCTGATATTTTTCCTGTTGCTGCGCATCCTTGCTGTTTTCAATAGCGGCTTTGAGTTTGCTTTCCAAAATGAACTCGACCGTTTTTAGCTTAGGTATCACATCATTGATCAGTTGCTCTGATGTGACGGTTGCGCTTACAGAATTCATCGCTGTTATCCTACCTGCCTACAAACAAAACAGGCCCCCTAAGGAGCCTGCTATTAAGTTTGGCACTAGTTGAGGTATTAACCCAACAGTGACAATACTGACTGTGGTACTTGGTTTGCCTGTGCCAGTACTGAAGTACCAGCCTGCTGCAAGATCTGAGCACGAGTCATGTTTGATACTTCAACTGCATAGTCAGCATCTTCGATACGTGAACGTGCCGCTGATAAGTTAGTTGAAGTTGTTGCTAAGTTTTCAACTACTGAATCAAAGCGGTTCAGGGTCGCACCCAAAGTGCTGCGCGAGGTGTCAATTGTTGCCATGGCGGTATCAACGGCATCAATTGCTGCTTGAGCATTTACAGCGCTATCAACAGTCAAAGCGTTTACGCCAAGTGTTGCTGAAGTTGCGTCTACAGTAGCGACTTGAATTGAATCATTTGCAGTTGTGTTTGCGCCAACTTGAATCTGTAATGGTGCTAGAGCGCTTCCGTCAAGCAAGTTTGTGCCGTTGAAGCTTGCGCCGCCAGCAATACGGTCGATTTCCGCAACACGCTCGGTGATTTCTGTTTGAATTGAAGTACGGTCATCAGCGCTGTTAGTATCAGAAGCTGCTTGAACTGCCAATTCACGAATACGTTGCAAGTTGTCGTTGATTTGGTTTAAGCCGCCTTCCATGGTTTGCACCATAGAGATACCGTCGTTTGCGTTACGCTGAGCTTGACGCATACCAGTAATTTGTGCAGTCATGCGGTTAGCAATTGCTTGACCCGCTGCATCGTCTTTGGCGCTGTTGATACGCAGGCCTGAAGACAGACGTTCCATTGAAGTTTGCAGTGAAGACTGTGACTTCTGGAGGTTTTGCTGACCGATCAGTGAGGTCATGTTTGTGTTGATAACTGACATAGTCTTATTCCTTCTGTTTCCAAATTAGGCTGCCTAGTTTGGCCTGCCGTCGCTAAGGGTTATCGGTGGCTGTAAAAAAACCTTTAGAAATTTTTTTCAAAAAGCGAAAAATATTTTCGAATGCCACAACAACGCTTGCTATATTAAGGGCTAACTAAAGGCATGAGCGCTTATGCCGATAAATGGAATCAGATTATAACTAAGGAAAGGAGCATCGCGTGAGCGAGGCCAGTCAACACGCTCAAACGAGCGAAAATGAATTTACGCCAATAAATAGCTTGGTTGAACTTGCGACATATTATGACGCATTGAGTCAGCCGGGCGTGGCGGTGTTGACGCTGCTTGGGCCTGCGGAAAAAGATCATCCGGTAGTGCTGGTTGAACAACTCGAAGAAGATTACCTCCTTTTTGATCTCACCGCGATTCGTGATGTTGCGCCGCCTCTGCGTCGCGGTGGCAAATTTATCCTTTCCGGTTTCACGCCAGGCGGACTCGTCCGCTCAAACCCCATGTCAATTCGTGAATTCACCACGGTTGATAGTCGTTTATTAGCTTACGCTGATTGGCCCACTGAAATTCATGTGAAGCAACGCCGAGCAAGTTTCCGTGCGAGTTTGCGTATTGGCATGAACGTGGGTGTGCATGTGCGCACCAAAGATAACGATAAAGATGAATTAGTCGAGTTGCAGGGCGACTTAAAAGACTTATCGGCGACCGGCTGTTTGGCCGAATTCTTTATGCAAGACGGCGTGTCGCGGGTATTGCCCGATATTGCAACAGAGATTGAACTGTATTTTCCAAACGGAACATCATTTGAAGTTAAAGCCAAAGTGCGGCATTTGAAAACAGATAATGATCGGCAAGTTTTGGCGGTTGGTTTTGAGTTTGAAAATGTGAGTCAGCCGCAAGAGCGTGAAATTTGGGGTTATGTACGTGAAATTGAGCGTGAAGCTTCACGTAGCGCGGGTAACGGGGATAGCCGCAGTGAATCAGAGTTATTCCGCGTTCGTGATGAGAACGATATGAAGTTGAGCCGCCGTCATGGGCATACTTATGCGACACCAATGGCTCGGAAAATGGCCCGCATTGCTGGTTATCTTGATAGCCAGATGGTCGTGATGAAGCAAGGCCAAGCGGTGAATTCATCGCAGCTGTCGCTTCATGCGGACCGAATTTTGGACATGCTCGAAGATGATCGCCAGGAAACCTTGTTTTCAGTGCATTGTATTCATCGCGAATCGCGTTGGGTAAAACACGGTCTTGCTGTGGCGGTACGTTTAGCGGACTTGTTGAATGCCGCGAAGATGCCGCGCGATTTGCGCAAGGCAGTAGTTGCTGCGGCAATGGTTCATGATCTCGGTAAAGGGACGCTTCCTCCAGAAATTTGGAAGGCGACCACGCTAAGCACTGATATTTATGAAGAAATGCAAAGCCATGTGGAAGCTATTATTGAGAAGCTTAGTGGCGTCAAGTGGCTTGCTCCGGTGGTGAGAGACAATGTGATTGCACAAATCAATGAACGCTTGGATGGTTCGGGTTATCCAAATGGATTGAAAGACAAGCAACTTGGTCAGTTAGCGCGAGCGGCGGCGGTGGTTGATGCAATTGACGCGGTTCAACGCCACCGACCAGATCGCCCAGCGATAACGCCAGTTGCTGCCGGTAAGTCAATGCAAACACGGCTGGAGCAGTTTGATGAAGCCTGGGTGAAAAGGTATGTTGCTCACTTTGGCCCACTTCCAATTGGTTCGTTGCTACGTTTTGAAAAAGGGCAGTTCGGTTGGGTTGTTGGCCTCGATGCCAAAAAGCGAGTCAACCGTATACGTCTTTCACCTCATAAATTGGCACCTGATGATAAGTTAGGCCCGCCCATTGAAGGCGCTGCTTTGGCCGAATTAGGGCGCATTCGTGACGTTTTAATACCGGAAAGTTAAATCATT from Pseudidiomarina andamanensis includes:
- the fliF gene encoding flagellar basal-body MS-ring/collar protein FliF yields the protein MNSPAAANAAPPQWLNKLKQSGLVPLLIGGAAFIGLVFALVMWASAPEYRVLYSNLSEADGGRIVTELDARQIPYQLNSAGTILVPSDQVHKLRLQMAEQGLPQGGNAGFSLMDNQAFGISQFAEQVNFQRALEGELASSMESLGPVQKARVHLAMAKASVFVREREPAKASVILTLHPGRKLGDGQVQAIIHMVSSSVPELAPDNVTVVDQYGALLSQNNRDDALSGSKLDYIQQVEQSYQQRIENILIPILGRDNIKAQVVAQVDFSKREATAERYSPNQTAETAAIRSIQRNTNLQGSGAGAMGVPGALTNTPPGVEPSPIETTAEGDETETTAATGSRAVQQDQVVNYELDRFVEHVDHQRGQLERLSAAIVINHRTVLDEEGNPKLVPRSAEELEYINRLVRQAMGFQEARGDQIEVVNSPFVNNEETIIEEPWYKQPAVMQLAQNLVRYVLAGIGILLLYLLLLRPIMKRYVHVSPTTNATTTHGKGTLRAVVGDDDDMEEVVVKRRRKDGSNYDAEDDSNIAEDQGDSFHWPEQRNNKNYTQALAKAKEIAQTNPRQVARILQNWMNDDDHV
- the fliH gene encoding flagellar assembly protein FliH, coding for MMPSSNTNNQWRSWNMEPLSAKQRRDASQQQQAEQAQFDQQSELRQLREQARQEAYEEGLKAGREAGYQAGHEEGLKAGREEGLAEYNGQLQAALAPLADLIKEADTAVQGMDAHLSESLLQLALTVGRQLAGEALAVNPEQVLELIRAILHEDPMLTDKPVLLLNPEDLELVKQHLEQEIATVGWKLRADDRLERGGCRLISANGELDATIETRWQRIVHQLRGRHG
- the fliE gene encoding flagellar hook-basal body complex protein FliE, with translation MSVPAIQTALQQMQIMKAEVAAPAAAKVNLNVQPGVEQAQKGGFAGELKSSIERINSLQQASAATTTAFQLGDPNVSLNQVMVDKQKAGLAFEMGVQVRNKLVSAYKDIMNMQV
- a CDS encoding HD domain-containing phosphohydrolase, which produces MSEASQHAQTSENEFTPINSLVELATYYDALSQPGVAVLTLLGPAEKDHPVVLVEQLEEDYLLFDLTAIRDVAPPLRRGGKFILSGFTPGGLVRSNPMSIREFTTVDSRLLAYADWPTEIHVKQRRASFRASLRIGMNVGVHVRTKDNDKDELVELQGDLKDLSATGCLAEFFMQDGVSRVLPDIATEIELYFPNGTSFEVKAKVRHLKTDNDRQVLAVGFEFENVSQPQEREIWGYVREIEREASRSAGNGDSRSESELFRVRDENDMKLSRRHGHTYATPMARKMARIAGYLDSQMVVMKQGQAVNSSQLSLHADRILDMLEDDRQETLFSVHCIHRESRWVKHGLAVAVRLADLLNAAKMPRDLRKAVVAAAMVHDLGKGTLPPEIWKATTLSTDIYEEMQSHVEAIIEKLSGVKWLAPVVRDNVIAQINERLDGSGYPNGLKDKQLGQLARAAAVVDAIDAVQRHRPDRPAITPVAAGKSMQTRLEQFDEAWVKRYVAHFGPLPIGSLLRFEKGQFGWVVGLDAKKRVNRIRLSPHKLAPDDKLGPPIEGAALAELGRIRDVLIPES
- a CDS encoding flagellin N-terminal helical domain-containing protein, which encodes MSVINTNMTSLIGQQNLQKSQSSLQTSMERLSSGLRINSAKDDAAGQAIANRMTAQITGMRQAQRNANDGISMVQTMEGGLNQINDNLQRIRELAVQAASDTNSADDRTSIQTEITERVAEIDRIAGGASFNGTNLLDGSALAPLQIQVGANTTANDSIQVATVDATSATLGVNALTVDSAVNAQAAIDAVDTAMATIDTSRSTLGATLNRFDSVVENLATTSTNLSAARSRIEDADYAVEVSNMTRAQILQQAGTSVLAQANQVPQSVLSLLG
- the fliG gene encoding flagellar motor switch protein FliG; translation: MMTTSNAHDKSVAKEMTGLRRTALLLLMLEEESAAEVFKHFPPNQIQKISKEMTKLSDVSHADIKAVLEMFHGDLANTPSLDKYDDYVRSVLTKALGSDRANTLIEDVLEHKVGGIGIDALNMMDVPEVAEMIKDEHPQIIATILIHLDRAQAAGVLELFDERLRNDVVLRVATFTGVQPAALQELTEVLGGMLDGQSLKRSKMGGVRTAAEILNLLSAGQEDTALENIRAYNDELAQKIVDEMFLFENLMDLDDRSIQVLLRQIETTSLVVALKGADDALVEKFLRNMSQRAAQLIREEMETRGPIRVSQVESEQKAILQVVRRLADSGEIVLSSGDDAFV
- a CDS encoding flagellar protein FlaG, with the translated sequence MATPINEATSNWPVTTAAAEKQRLDRVLQQLPAVRQSEAQREIKKDELVKPVQQINEVMNNYGIHFEFDDGSGRTIVKVVSQDTGEVIRQIPNEEVLRIAQHLHEMSGLLVREEA